ttcaagtgcatccttacaccgagtttcaagtgcatccttacaccgagtttcaagtgcatccttacaccgagtttcaagtgcatccttacaccgagtttcaagtgcatccttacactgtttcaagtgcatccttacaccgagtttcaagtgcatccttacaccgagtttcaagtgcatccttacaccgagtttcaagtgcatccttacaccgagtttcaagtgcatccttacaccgagtttcaagtgcatccttacaccgagtttcaagtgcatccttacaccgagtttcaagtgcatccttacaccgagtttcaagtgcatccttacaccgagtttcaagtgcatccttacaccgagtttcaagtgcatccttacaccgagtttcaagtgcatccttacaccgagtttcaagtgcatccttacaccgagtttcaagtgcatccttacaccgagtttcaagtgcatccttacaccgagtttcaagtgcatctcAATCTTATGCACAGATCTCATCCCTTTCATGGTGACTCTCCGTTAATTGCTCTACTTTTCCATCAACATCTCTCATTTTACTAGACACTTACAATTGAACACCTCACAACATGCCAACTTTTCTACTTTCTATTACTGTAAGGAATCCATGACTAAACTTActatattttaattttcttgttAATTGTTATGAATGTCAGCACATGATTCATCTGCATTTGGTTCAATTTCCAGTCAAATCAGTTCACCAAAATTTAAAAGTGAGTGTTTTgtcaactttttcttttttccttgaaCAATTTTGACTTGTCTTTAAAGCTCATCACTCataattatttttcaatcaGTAACATCACCTCCTAGACTATATCAAACTACAATTTTATCTGCTCAATGGATTCTGTATTGGCTCTTCATTAGCTCTACCCTACTTAATCACGTGAAGAGCAGAAACAATGTCAAGCACTGGTGCTACCAACTTTTCTCTCGTCTCCCTCATTAAGTTGTTCCTGCTTGCCCTGGTTATGTATATAACAAAGTTCATATTTAATGGCCAACGCCTCTACCTTCCATAGACATCTTTTAAAAATAGCTTGCAAGTGTAATACACTGACTATTTTTACACCTCGTTATTACATAGTATCTGTACAGATACCACTCGTTTCATTTATGATATTCGATTTAGACGAAACAATCGCTAACCACTCCTACAGTAAGTACAATCACTTTGCCTTTTGAATACATTACTCTAGAGTAATTTTGTACACCATTAGAGACTAGGACACTTCATACTTTTACAATTAACCCCACTCcatctctttattttaacTTCCATGGTCAGAACCTGCTACGAAATATGGCTATGTGATTCCGGTTGCTCGtctccatcatcatcaccatctcCCCTCATCGTCAGGCGTGGGTCCGCCAAAACCACTTCATTCTTTCCCTATTCACAAAACTTCAATGCTCTTGTTTTATCGTTCTCCGCTCTAaacttccttctttttttgtctatttCTCCACAATTGTTCTCAATCTCAACGAGCATCAAAATTGTTAAagagcaaagaaagaaacagaaacggACCAAACTTCTTCTCGCGCAATAATCTTGTATGCTGACTCACGTGATGCAGTAAAGAAACTCAACCATAATTGGATTTCAATTCTAATACCACCCCAACACGAAACACCGATTTTTCCATGATATACAGACAAGTTATCCTTGTTCTATGAGCACCAAAGAATGTAACTCTACCTTTGAATTTGCTcgatcatttttttttttgctttcccAATGTGgtagaaaaaaatgttttaaTGTATACATTAATACATGTACTTTGTGAAGAGTGTGAAGAATCGCAATTTTTTCCATGACACAAGTACCTAAAACACTGGCATCCTTATAGTCGCTTTTTTCataataaacaaactacTTTTATAAAATGCAATATCTAATGGGATCTGTTCTCTTTctaattgttgtttttgtttttgtatttctcTGTGACGGTATATTGAGAATTGCATTGatcatttctttctctgatcacattccttttttttggcgcattttaatacaaaaatatacggaaaacaaattaagCTTTGATATCGAATTCGTGGAAAATTATTGAATCATTAGACTACAAAACTTTCAAATTCTGAATCATACAAGCAGTCTTCACATCATTTATGCATAGTTTGGCTTTATACTTCTTACTTAATTTTTACTTATACCCACAATTTCTCATTCAGATAACtgcttcaaaaaaaaatacaacaaactCATTTCATAATTAAGCAGTCCTCGGTCCTATAGTTGTACTCATTCGCTATTTACTCTAAACATTACTCAATAATACATATTCATACATAaataaacacacacaaacacacatacacacatacacacatacacacatacacatatacacaattataattataatacacacacactaaCTCATAGGTTTAGTGTTTCGTGATTGCTATCACGTCTTTACATTAGTTGCTACAATCACAGGTTTTCCAATAAGTTCCATCGGACTAGTCTTGGGACTGCTCATGGTACTAGGTGGCCGAATTTCATGAAAATACGATTCTTCAGCATCTGACCCTACTCCATCTGAAACTTCGTACTCTACATCAGATTCATCAGGAATGCACTCTGTGGCATTGTGTTTATACCCCATCACGATATCCTCGTGTTGTGGTGTAGAACTTAGACTTTTAGAGTGCAGCCCTTGGAACCGAGGAGTtaattgttgctgttgttgttgctgctctTGCATAACCTGACTAGATGAggatgctgatgctgctTCCACTACTGACAGTTGACCTTTCTGTGCTTCCCGCGTGGCTTCTGAGTTGGAAAGAGAGTCTTGTGGCCCAATATCATCTGCAGAGGCATTCGCACTTGCACTCGCACTTGCACTTGCACTCGCACTTGCACTTGTTGCAATTGGCGGTGGCGGCGATGGTTCCTTGTGCGATGGCAACAATTTATACGAATACTGAATCAAAAATTCAACCACTAGTTGTGACAATGCATACTCTTCAGGATCAAGATCATGGTCTGGATGCGAGAGTATCAGTGGCTGGAAAATGGCAGAAAGGTTGCGTGCACTCATCAAGTTCTGTTTCAGATAGCTTTGTACCATAGCAAGTAAGTCCAAGATGTAGAATAAAAGTTGTTTCGATGCTATTGGGAGATTGTTTAATAATACTCGGTAGATGTCGATAGCAGTGCGCACATCATTAGTGAGTTTCTTGTAGTTTTTtgccttcttctttttctgcttATTGGAGAAATCTTCTTGACTACTTTGGGGAATGGATAGCAGGAGGGTTGGTTGTTGAAGTGAAGCAGTAATTGTCGAAGCAGGAGCAGTTTGTGCAGTTTGTGCAGTTTGTGCAGTTTGCGGAGCTTGCGAAGTTGGAACTGCTGAAACTGCTTGAGTATCTGGTAAATTACTTGGTGTAGCTCTCGCGTTGCTCAGGCTTTCTGCATTCACAGACAGAGCATGATTATCGTTATGACGTCCCATGTTGGCTTCAGTCAACATCTGTGACGAGTCTCCTTCACTTTTCTTTCGAAGACTCCTCGTTGGATTCTCTGCCTTGTACTTCATATAGCTTATAATTCTAGGTCGTTCTTTCAAAACAACTCTAAACTCCTCATAAACATCAAGCGGAATCAATGGTTCTGGTAATGCATTCAAGTACCTTCGCAAGATTGATGCTGCGTCATGAACAGTATACCCATCCCAGATCAACTTCTTACCATAATCAGGAGGTGTATTGAATATAACTTGCAACTCCTTCAATCGTTTTGAAGAGCCACCAACACGAAATATTCCTTCAACTGTCAatccattctttttcaagtatACTCCGCACTTGGCAACCACAATGGGTATTTCACCATACTGCAAACCACTCGTCTGGTCATCTGATGATAACACCGAGATCTTGGCTGCTGCCTCGGAAAGCGCTTGTTGTAATGGTACACCAAAATACTTTGAGTTTTCGTCAACTAGCGAATTGCTCTGCAAAAAGGAGTCACGACGATTTCGTATACTATTCTCGGAGTTGGATCGTACTCTAGACACATTGTTTGTTGATCTCAGTTTGTGGTTCAATATAGGTCGCAAGAAATCGTgcgttgatgatgatgcagTCGGCGAAGTGCCCAAATAATTCGAAGTTGAAAAGCTCGACTGCGCATTATTGTGCAGCAGTATCGACTGTCGCTGGTGGAAAGGCAGTGGGATATAGTTTGATGGAGACGGGGAGATTGCTCCCGGCTCCAAGTTCCCACTGATACTCGATGACATTGggatgctgttgctgttaatgttgctattgttgtttgtgttggATGGAATATTCAACGGACTTCGCTGTGGTTGAAGACGTGGcatctgttgctgctgttgttgctgttgttgttgctgctgaagTTGCTGCAGTGATGAAGACGGAACTATTGATGGAAATGCTCCTGCATTTATCAGTTTCGTGGGTGAAAACTTTGAACTGGCATTGTCTGAGTCGCTAATCTCATTAACTGAGTCATTGGATAAAAGATGTGATCGTTTCAAACTCTTGGCCCATCCAAAGATGGATGAGCTCCTATTGGGAGATGAGGAGTGGCTCATCTTGGTTGCTTAGTCGTTGAATTGATGGGTGAATAAGTTTTCGTGGAGGTCTGAACGTGCGAAGGTGTGGGTAAATGAAATAGGAGTAGAGACTGTGACTCCTATCAATCAATAGATTTTAGCAGTTGCTGATAAATAAAGATGGAGAAGCTTAGTTTATGGATATCTTGTTGCTGTGCTTGTGTTATCAAATAGTCCTTGTCAAAAGGAATTTGACAGAAACTTGAGATATATTTCAAACTAGTTGGTTTGCTACTTTAGTGATGAATCTACAGCAAAAAGTTGGTATATTCTTATGGTGTAGAAATTAAatatttttggttttgtttacATGTGTGgttttctccttctcaGGCTGTGACTCTcgctttattttttatttgtatttttagtttatttatttattttttattcatttattttttatttattttttatttatttttatgtttctctttttgtcaCACActcactttctttttttcttttgtcctGTTTTGTACAAAATATGTTCAAATTTGTGTAATCCACGTCTTCAACAGTATGTACTAGAACGTGAAGAAAGGCTACTCAAACTCTCTCCTCATCCTGAACCAATACACTCTAGTCAACTCAATGCGTAGTTTTCTCCAGTAGCTCCAATAGCTTTGGTGAGGACTTAAGCGCCAGTGAGAATTTTAGAGTAACATTcatctttttaattttttattatattcATAATAGGAAGATTCATAACTCAGGCAAAGCAAGAAGAGCAAGATACAATTGAATACTACCAACTATTAAGCAAATGATATAAAACATTTTCCACCTATGTCCTTCCTAAAGTAACTTACAAGCTGCTTCCTCTGCAGGTCAATCTAACCCCGTCGCCGCTGCaactgctactactactactactaccacaaCCACTATTAAAtgctttatttatttgacCTTGTTTGCAAACTCTGAGCCAGTTTCTATTTATACTTCGACATTATAATCTTGTATTGACACTTTTAGACAACTTCTAGTATacatacatgtatatataaattaatatataaatcaatatatatatatatatacatatatataattcGATGTCAATATACTACTTAGCCTGACGAATGCTATTGTCGTGTCCTAGAACACATTACACACTTCAATAGTGATTGACGATGCCGTCTATTGTCAACTATTATCTGTTGTCATTTCCGCAATTTACATGCACTGTCTCAATTTGTCTCAATTTATTTCAAAGTAGGCAACGATATAAACAATGACACAAAAACTAAATATAGGTCTTTGcggaccaaaaaaaaaataataatatttgAGGTCTAGAACTGCCCCGCAGACCTCAAGTGAGACTACACATCACGACGAAAATTAATTCTACCAGGGGGCACGTACTTTGgaaaactcaaaaaaaaaaaatggagaaaaatataaataaaaataaaaattaaaaaaggcgagaggaaaaaaaaaacacacacgAATCTAAGTGGTGTAAAGTAGaactacaacaaccacaaccacaaccattAATTCATTCTCACTACAAATGGATCtagatttttttcaattttcgaCACGACACTCGTAGTTTTGCCAGGTCACGTGAATAAACAGTCGTACAAACGTCAATTCAGTATACACCAATCCTAATATtatcttttatttaaaaaaagtttatatctttcttctttgtttcttctatttTAAATGTCACCACACCTTCTTTTCCACAATTTCGAAAGACCCCTCTAATTGAATAATCTCTTCTACAAATATCCCATTTAGTTTACTTTAgttcagttttttttttgaaaaaaattactatttattgttttgaaaTCTAATTCTCTACTTGAAAAATTATTTATACAATTTTTGAAccgaaaaatgaaataacaAAAAGTGGCCGTGAAATGTAATAGACACACACCACTTGAAGAAGGGTATAAaagagagggaaaaaaagagaccaATGATACTTTCTTCAATCAATCACACTGAAGAATTCAGTAGACGTTGAGaaagaacagaaaaaaaaagggggcaAGGGTTCAAACTCATCAGATCAAGAATCCAGCAAACACAGCTATTGTGGATGCAAGCATTGCAAAGGATGAAGTGCCAATTTGTCTTGAAGCACCAttaacagcagcagcaactgTTTGTGCTGCGCTTCCTTCAGAAGTTCCAGAAGCAACAGCTACATTAGTTTCAGATCCTGCAGTGGCTCCAGCCTGCTCTCCACCAGTAGTAGTTGAAAGAGTTTTACCTCCAGCAGCAACTGTTGGTGCATTACCTTGCTGAGCAGCTTGTCCAGCACTTTCAGAACCTTGCTCAGCACCTTCGGTACCTTGTCCAGCACTTTCAGAACCTTGTTCAGCACCTTCGGTATCTTGTTGAGCACCTTCGGAACCTTGTTCAGCACCTTCTGTACCTTGTCCAGCACCTTCTTGAGATGCTTCACTAGTTGAGCCTTGACCTTGTTTACCAGTAGAT
This DNA window, taken from Lodderomyces elongisporus chromosome 7, complete sequence, encodes the following:
- the SAC7_3 gene encoding GTPase activating protein (GAP) for Rho1p, which encodes MSHSSSPNRSSSIFGWAKSLKRSHLLSNDSVNEISDSDNASSKFSPTKSINAGAFPSIVPSSSSQQLQQQQQQQQQQQQMPRLQPQRSPLNIPSNTNNNSNINSNSIPMSSSISGNLEPGAISPSPSNYIPSPFHQRQSISSHNNAQSSFSTSNYLGTSPTASSSTHDFLRPILNHKSRSTNNVSRVRSNSENSIRNRRDSFLQSNSLVDENSKYFGVPLQQALSEAAAKISVLSSDDQTSGLQYGEIPIVVAKCGVYLKKNGLTVEGIFRVGGSSKRLKELQVIFNTPPDYGKKLIWDGYTVHDAASILRRYLNALPEPLIPLDVYEEFRVVLKERPRIISYMKYKAENPTRSLRKKSEGDSSQMLTEANMGRHNDNHASSVNAESSSNARATPSNLPDTQAVSAVPTSQAPQTAQTAQTAQTAPASTITASLQQPTLSLSIPQSSQEDFSNKQKKKKAKNYKKLTNDVRTAIDIYRVLLNNLPIASKQLLFYILDLLAMVQSYSKQNLMSARNLSAIFQPSILSHPDHDLDPEEYALSQLVVEFLIQYSYKLLPSHKEPSPPPPIATSASASASASASASANASADDIGPQDSLSNSEATREAQKGQSSVVEAASASSSSQVMQEQQQQQQQLTPRFQGSHSKSLSSTPQHEDIVMGYKHNATECIPDESDVEYEVSDGVGSDAEESYFHEIRPPSTMSSPKTSPMELIGKPVIVATNVKT